GAGACAAGATAAAACTACATGGGTCCCTTTACAGTTACTAGATAGCTGTGAACATTTATTGCATTGCCCATATCAAGTCACATGTAATGAACTGACATCTAAATCCTGCGTGTACATTTGAGGGTCTGACGACGGTAAAAGCATGCCAATTATTGGCAGGCAAAATATTTATGGTCTTCTCAAAGTTAACAGTGCaggattatattaaattaaccCAGCAGCCAGGTAACACTGTCATTTGGTTGGAGAACTTTCAAGGTCAAGATCACAGGTTTGATCTCTATCAGATTCCTTGCGTAAAGTTCTACAATGAATTGTTGCTTTCTCGTATTACTATGCAAGAGTCTATCTACCAATGTTACATTATAATTGAATTCAATCAACTGTAAAAAACCCACTAGCCTGATTGACCTGTTGCAATGAAATATAAATCCTATTCATTTCTTAGATTTGCTCTAGCATTGTGTAAATACAGAATTGAAAATCAAAGACATTTGCACGGTACTTCCCTCTGGATAAGAACTCTGTAGGTATTTGGTGGCTAGGCTTGTAGAAGTAAATACAGTACCCACTTTCACAATCAAGTTTTTCAAGAGATATGACATGCAGAATTAATGAGAATACTTACCACCTGTTTCTTTGCGATGGAAAGTAAAGACAAACTGTAGTGTACAGATATTAGTAGCATCAATGGCAGTAtgcaaattcatggttttcagGTTCAGACGATTATTAACAACAGCAAAAGTAGTGATCGACTATGGCTAAGATAGAAACTATTTACCATTCAGTGGCATGCCTTATACTGGAGCTTGGACGAAAAGATCTCTTCCCTGATATACTTGGCTTCAATTCACCAACAGTTACAACACCCATGTCTTCAAAACTCTAGCAGTTCAGCCTTAGTTTTCAGTCTGAAACTTGTGTCTTCCACACCAACCCCACTACCAAGTGTCTTTCTCTCAAGAATCCAACTATTTTAACAACCCATCTCTTGTCAGTTACAAAGCAGAAGTAAGTTTCTTATTTTCTTGCAGTGACAGGTTGTTCAAGGACACCTTTCTGCCTTTATTTTTCTCCCTATAGCTATGTAGAAAGAGAAAGCTGGAGTAAGTTGAAAGTCACATGAACTTATGCAGAGGATTGAGTAgtgatgaatttgaaataagcTTTAATGAGTGTTTATAATTTGCATAATCTAAAGTCAAGAATGTTGTTGTTGTGCTTACACTTTTCGGTGAAAGGTAGTGAGAATGGCCTTTTTACatagtttttgttttgaaaaattgcaGGAATTGTGAAGGGTTGCAATGCTTTTGGGGTCTGTAATCATGCCTAGTGAAAGCTACCCACATAAAGATTAGTATAAATTAACACTATATTATGTGTAAAGCCCACTAAAGTGGAAACTAAGATAACGAGTTGGATAACATGTTATAATGAGAACCACAGTGTATCAACTAAACctacttaaaaattatgggGCAAATGTAGCTTTTATGTCAGCTTAAGAAGCATATAGTTGtgtaacaataacaataatcttAGCTTTAGTATCAGTACTTTTGATCTGCACATTTCTGTGCCATAAATACTACTAGAAATTTTGATTAACTAACTGATATAATTATGTGAAAAGGGCAATTCCTCCAGCCAACATCAAATAGTGTAATACTCATATATGACTAATTTTTGACACAAACACTTTTGCCAGAAACAAAGGCTTGATACTGATATGATTGAGATTAGTTCACGTTGCATCACCCCACTTACCTacacatttatttcttttatcagccgaacaaataaatttatgtgaTCCTTAAGAGGTGCTGTTGGGTTAATCATGGCAAAGATTGCCTTAGATCAGGTGGTAATGATGGTCCCATCAATTGGTGTTTTTGcgttgtcatttttttattggtaGGTCGTCTTTAACCTTTTTatttaacaagaaaattttgatgttcAGCTGGTAAAAATCATTTGATCATATTCATCCTTCACTTTCTTTTAGagggaatatttttttttgactGGATCAAAATGACTTGTACTTAATAGTTATCTTTTACCTTTGAGTTGTTTTCTGCTTCCCCCAATCGGGCTCCTTTGGAAGAGTATATTTTATTCATCTGTGTTGCGGAGACAAATAATAAAGTAGCCAACTGTAGAATCAATTATGAGAGTTGCTTAAGGGAAGGTAACATAACATTTGAATGTAGACCCCAAGTGAGATGGGTAAATGAGTTAAAACATGGAATCTTACTTGAaagtataaatttttgtttttgtgggTTCAAACTCTTTGGGGAAGGCTTGGTTTTGCTGTATAATCCTTGAATTTGGAGAAAACTAAAGGGAAAACAAAAGCTAAAACTCAAAAgggcctttttctttttttacctttttcttttatacatTATTCCTCCTGTTAGCAGACATGAAGGTGAAAGAAGAATGAATAATTGACGGAGCAAAAGGTTGTGGCTACAATCATGGTTGCACACAAAACCTCAGAGCCCACCATACTAATTCATATGACCCACCACTTCATCACATTGCATGTGTAACCTTGATTCATCGTGTGGGTGCCCCCTTAATTATACTaatatcatcaatttaaataccCTAAGTTGCCCTATAACAACCAAATCATCACCACTgaccaaaataaatttgaattttttaacgaGATTTATCTGTCTTGGGGGGGGTGTGAAAAGTGTTACTGTTTTAAAGGGTACTAGTCCTAGTAAAGCGCATGAAATTAAGAATGTTGGGCCTGGATGTATCCGAGTAAGGCCAAGTTTAGGTGGGTTCGTTGGACTTTGTGCCTCGCACCCATGGCATGGTCTCATGGGCCATTCTCCGACATGCGGTGCTGCTGCTGCTATAACGAATGGTCAATTTCAATTGACGGAAAGAGGTTAAATGAATGAATGTAGAACCACGCCAGATCTCTTTATTGTAGCAAGTTCATGTATATTTTTGTTGGCAAATGAAGAGAAACGTGGTAACTATTATGGGTAGATAGACAAGGCGAAAAGTAGCTTTTTTTATGTCACCAGCACCGCAAATCACTTTTGATTTCGTTGTCCCATAAGACAAAAAATGCCGCATGCGCATGACTAATTCAGGTGTTTGAATAGATGCTACCTGAGATTtatggatattttatttagttggCTGCATTCTTATCATAAAAAGAGAATACTTTGAATCGAAGGGTAGTAGCAGGGGAATGATCTGTCATGTGAGGTCATAAGCCACACGTTTTAAATTGGTAAAATATCTTCTTCTACGCCACTACATTTCCAATTAAGTTTCCTCCCTGCCTGAATATGGACAAAACAACCCAGCCAGACAATCCCACTTTTGTCATTACAAAATTTATGAATGAATGATTTACTCACAAAAAACCAATCACATACATtactctttctttttcatcaccTAAACACTCACTAATCTTTTGCCATATAAACATCAACTATATTCACAAGTATGAAAACTTCAATATATTACTTGAAAATTTACACCAATCTTAACCACATATAAAAGTAATCCCCAAGGCCACATAATGTCTTCCCTCGTATAAATCAATGGAGAAAAATAAGGAACTTTTACAAAAGCTTTCTAAGTCATCCAATAAACATATAGATCCTTAAGGATCCTAGTTCTCTTGTATCTCGAAATGAAGTTGCAATAAGATGCCTTCTTGGGAACTTCAAAATGTCCTCATTCGACCTAGAATATAGGGGCAAATGCCCCCTATGAAATTAAATAGGTGAGTTCAGATATAACGAAATTGGAAGTTTATCCCATGCTTTGACAGAGAAGCATGAATAGACAACAAAGCAACACAAGAAATCCAATCTAAGGACATGAATAGCATAGCTGAGTTTTTCGTGGAACTGTTAATCCTTTCCATTGCATGACATATCATGACACAAAGATACAAAAGATGAAAAGTTGAACAAGAGGGGATCTGACCTGATCATTGGCTCTGTTGCAATTATCTGGAAAATGGAGAGAAAGTTCATATGGCGTTTGCTACTGAAGCTTATTTAGATGGACATATAAAGATGATCATATAAGACCTATGGTGGGGTAAAATTTGCACAATTGACTTTAATTACTGAGATCTATAAACAAGAAACATATAAAGACTACGGAAACGTCATGTGAGGGCTAATGAAGAATCACTTTCATGTTATACATCAACTTGAACGACGACGAACTTCAACACCCTGCCTCGTACTTCTGCTACTGCTTAAAGAAACGGAAGTCTCACCTGCAAGTTGCAAGTCAGAAAGATGACCAGGCCCAGTCTGTGAGAAAATCAGACCAACTGAACTACTGGAGTTATTTCCAGAAGAAGGGACTCTGCTCAATAAAGAATCCATCTTGGATCCTGAAATCAGTTCAGGCCGCAGATCAGAAGAGGAGGATGGAGGGGCCAGAGTAGACAGCAAAGACCCGACAGGGTAGGGAGCAACAGGCATTTCAACAAGAGAGGATGTTGATGGACTATGTCTCATAGTGCCCATTGGATGATCAAATTTGCATGTGGAGCCAAACTTGCAGTATCCATTTTGCATGTAGAAAATACAAGGCCGCACCCCCTGTTTTGCAAAgaataatcatataaaacaaCCATTCAAAGGAAAGTATACTGATTTCCACACATCATGTCTTAACATCATAAAATTTTCTAAGCAATACATAAGTGGCTCAAAATATTAATACTGGACACAACAGTGGAAAACATATACAAACAGAATAATGTGGATGAGATATTGTCATTCTATTACATCAGTATTCTAGAAAAGGCATATTAATTACAAAGACACAGCATCTCAACATCACAGTGCCTTTATGCCAAGGTTCATTCCTTAAGAACCTCTTAAGCCATCCCTAATGCCCTGCACAAGTCATGCCAAATCATCCATATGCTCTCTGCTATAAAGCTCCAAGAAGGTGAAAAATTAAAAGGCATTTCAAGAAGAGAATAGTTTTACATGAAACATGCAACTTTCATCTACTTGTTAGTGAAGTTACTAAAATGAAGTATGTGTGCATCAGTTTTAAACTCCTCTGTATTAAATTAGATCCTGGGTAGGAGAAACCAATCAAAGCTTTCAACATTTCGACAGCCACATCCATGCAACATTCTTGGGTAGTTACTAAATTGCATTTCTCATATCATAGAAGCATTTCATTTACATAACAGAATTTCAGAATAGCGACGATAATTTCCTTTTTACTAACCACATGTACCCTAcatcaatttcaaaaaagtaaagcATGTATAATAATAACCAAATGATGAacaaaatgtatttatatattgttgGGGAAAATGAGTTTCCATTAGACCTCACAGACCCATAGTAACGTTTCCACCACATCAATCCAGCTGCTCCTAGACCTCAAACAATGTGTGaatagaagaaagaaagagaaaatgtgataTATGAAGCgaacattaaaaaaaagatagattGACCAATAGCCAGAAATTAACCCAGTTTCATTAAGGAAAatcaaaacagaaaaataaaagacaatttgaaaagaaagaaacacaGTGTAAGAGagttttatatatctattttttgttATACACTCCTGGACAAGTTCAATCAGGTCAACCGCCACAGCCAAACTTCTATGATCAGATACAGGAAGAGAAATAAAAAGAGGGTAAAATTCATGACCTCATGCTGAAAATGAAGAGGAGTTAAAGGGTACTTGTTATAGTTGAATAGAAGAATCAGCCAGATCTTTTGAACCAAAATGTTTAAGATTTACCAAAACTAATTGTTGCTTTTTtcccaacaaaaaaaaagaaaatctatcCTTAAAAATACAGATCCATTTCAGGATTTTGAATATACTTTTTTCTAGGCAATACACAAAAGaatgttttagaaaaatatgatgaaattaaaaacaCTCATATCAATTTGTTTTACCTCCTTTTGATTATGTTATCACTCTTATCATTTGTAGCTTCACTCTAAATTAAGCTCCTTTAAGCAAACTTTAATTTGGCTCCTGTGCTTTGACATGGGTAAACATGTCCACAGATGCAGATTGTAGTTTTAGCAATATGTTGCTTATAGACAATAAAATCTCCAGTTAAAAATTTGTGGCTATAGGTATGTCTCTCTACCATGCTATTTTAAAAGTGAACTTCAATGTAACATACAAACCTGGCCTACAATATAGAAAACAgcgtaaattttaaaaatctgtattaattaaatgaaaatataactaatttaaaatcagaAACAACAATTTCACATGAAAACAGAAGTATCTTACAATCATGAATTGAAAGTACAAGAATAAGCCAGACAAAAAGAAGAGCACTTATTTAGGCTTCAAGGTTTGATCCAAGAAAGTTGCACAAAATTCTCTCCTGCAACCTTAGCCATTAAACATCTCCAACCTTACAAAAAATCCTAAAAGTTTAACTTTGTCCCTTAGAGAACAAGGAAAAGAATgaaggagaaaagaagaaaaccacAAATTAAAAACCACAACATCAATCTGGTGAATTTACAAATATGATTGCAAAatacatacataaaataaagtttaaaatatgaaGCCAATCTAACAACACTCAAATCCTCTATTTGAACCGTTGGagacagaataaaataaataggaAATCTTCTCTAGGGTTAGGTCATTTTAAAGCTCACAAACACACAGTACTGATCAACAACATTTAGCTTAGAACATGGTAGAAGAAGATTAGAAAATTCCTACCGGACGCAGAGGGAAACCAAGTGGGCTGAGGGTACAGTTTGATCTTGGTGCAAACCTATCCTGAGGATGATGATATCTACAAGATGATCCAAATTTACAGTCCCCAGTTTTCAAGAAGAACTGGCATTCAGGTTCACCAGGTCTCTCTGGAAAAGACTGTTCCTTCTGACCACTATTGGAAAGACCAGAAGAGGAAGGCAAGGAGGAATAAGGTCCTGCAAGTGCAGGCATTGAAGAAGATAGCTGTGTTACTCCATATAGAGAAGTTGCTCCTACTGCAGGTTGGGCACCAGGAGATAGCACAGGACTTACAGGTGCCTATGCCAAGTAAGCCAATGAAAGCATAAGAAGTACTGTATTTTAAGGAAATGTCTCAAAATAGAACTGATCATATCGTACCGAGTAAGGACTCCAACCAGAAAAAGGAACAACTCCAGGGGGAAACAGCACAGGACCATAAGCCCCCTGTACAGCTAAAAGTGGAGGCCTAGGTACCCTCAAGCTGGTGGATGCCCCCCTGTACTGTTCAGGCATAGGAACTGAAGGAGACTGCACTGGAGGATAAAACTGAGGTGCAGATGCCGGGATTGATGTGCCAGCTGGTTGAGGATGATGGAATTTACATGTTATAGCAAATTTGCAATGCCCCGTTTTCAAATAGTAGGAGCATTCTTTTTCTCCCTGTTAAACTAATCAAAGTCAGAAAATTGTAGTCGAAATCAATCAAGAATGCAGAgcattaatacatataaattcaacagataagggaaaaaaaagcaATTGAGAATTCAAACCGGTCGTAGTGGGTATCCATATATATTCAATGGAACATGACTCATAGAACCACCTGAATGTTTTGGATGGTGGAATTTGCAGGATGCACCGAATTTACAGGTTCCAGTATTCATGTAAAACTGTtcatcaagaaagaaaaataccTTAAAAGGCAAATAAAAGTTTTCAATAGCACAACAATTAAAGAGAATATCAGCATATTGTCTAAAATGCTACCTtccattaaaaaattacctgaCACAGTGGTTCCCCTGGTCGTTCAGGGTATTCCCCAGTAGCCCTAACTGCAGCCTCAACCTAAGCAACATTAAAACCGGGTAAAAACCAGTGAAAACAAATAGTCATATAAACTTACCAAATTATTGTACAAGCATAAGatagaagaaatgaaaaaatattcatGCTTGAACAACAAAACTATCATGTTATGGCACAGAGTACTGCAGAGATTTCATTTCGTTTTAGCCTAAACACAACCTCTAAAGTTCAATATAGTTTAGGCAAGTCTCTTGTCTTTTCCTCACCTTTCCGATATACCAAACATATTTAGATAATACACGCCTAAGAACACTAGAAATCGTCAGAGTTTGCCACATCAAACCTAACATACTATTCACTTCACAGTAATCAACTCTCAGTTAAACTCAAAAACTACAAGCCACAACAATTACCCAccacaaaaatagattataatgCAATGTATTGGCAATGATGAAGCAAGCCTCAAGCTAATTATATTTACCGCAGCACGGTTTCGAGGGTGATTGTAACGGCACCTGTTACCATATCCACAGGCTCCAGTTCGCATGTAGTACACACAGTCGGGCACTCCAGGTCGCTCCGGATACGAATCAGCGATCTTCAGGTTCAATTGCCACATCGATTCTAAATTTAGCATAAGAAAAACCCTAATTCATGATCACATTACATAAAGCCCTAGAACTATTTAGtgttttacaaaaataaaaaagcatatTCTAAACAACAAATGAAATGCAAGTGAAATTAAGTAAAATGAAATGTACATAGACTGACCTTCGAGGTCGGTTGGAGGATTCCATTTGGGTTGGTGACTCGACTGGGACCCATTCCTCGGCGTGTTGTTACGACCGTACAGCTCCATGGAATTTTATGCTGGAGGTTAGAGGAGGGTGAGGGTTCTGTATGTTCAGTACCTAAACTGAAGTTAACAACCGACGACGTTGCACATAAGAGATTCTAGAATGTTTAAGAAAGACCAGCAGAGTTCGATCAAGAGTTGAAAGTTAgctttgttgaagaagaagaagaagagagagattgAAGATGCTGTCGCTGTAATGGAGctttttgtttctctctcactctctctaTTGATCCAGTACAGTTTGGTTTTGCTACTTTTCAAGTTTTGTTGGCGtttgatttttttcccttttcgtttttatttatttttatttttgtgtctGTTTGTATCCGCGCCCGCCAAACAAAGAGCTTGAAAGGGTAATTTTTGCGGAATTGTTTAAAATCAGGTTTTGGACTTAAAACACGTAACCGAC
This sequence is a window from Mangifera indica cultivar Alphonso chromosome 5, CATAS_Mindica_2.1, whole genome shotgun sequence. Protein-coding genes within it:
- the LOC123217397 gene encoding zinc finger CCCH domain-containing protein 32, whose product is MELYGRNNTPRNGSQSSHQPKWNPPTDLEESMWQLNLKIADSYPERPGVPDCVYYMRTGACGYGNRCRYNHPRNRAAVEAAVRATGEYPERPGEPLCQFYMNTGTCKFGASCKFHHPKHSGGSMSHVPLNIYGYPLRPGEKECSYYLKTGHCKFAITCKFHHPQPAGTSIPASAPQFYPPVQSPSVPMPEQYRGASTSLRVPRPPLLAVQGAYGPVLFPPGVVPFSGWSPYSAPVSPVLSPGAQPAVGATSLYGVTQLSSSMPALAGPYSSLPSSSGLSNSGQKEQSFPERPGEPECQFFLKTGDCKFGSSCRYHHPQDRFAPRSNCTLSPLGFPLRPGVRPCIFYMQNGYCKFGSTCKFDHPMGTMRHSPSTSSLVEMPVAPYPVGSLLSTLAPPSSSSDLRPELISGSKMDSLLSRVPSSGNNSSSSVGLIFSQTGPGHLSDLQLAGETSVSLSSSRSTRQGVEVRRRSS